The DNA window TCGAACAGGTCTTCCTGTCGACCGCGGACGACATCATGACCATCACCGGCTCCGGGCGCGACCTGATCGCCCGGAGCCATGACCTCGTGGAGATGGCGGTGGGGCATCGGGGGGGCGCCGTCGTCACCGAGGCGACCGCGGTGCTTCGCGAGCCGATCGCGTTCCTCACCGACGGGGTCGCGCGCATGCGGCGGGTCATCGAGCTGCTGTCCGGTCAGCATGAGCGCCTGCGGAAGGCGTTGCGCGCCGAGCGCGACCTGCGCACGGTCATGGCGCCCATGACGTACGTGCGGACACTGCTCTGCATCGAAGGGGCGCGCCTCGACGGCACGGAGGCGCAGAAGCTCGGCGACCTCGCGCGCGACATCGAATCGATGCAACTGCGGTTGGAGGAGGTCTTCGACCAGCAGTTCCGGGATCTGCAGTCCACGGAGACCTCGTTCGGCGAACTGCTCGCGCGGCTGCGCACGCAGTCGGCGGCGCATGAGACCGAGGCCGCGGCCCGGCACGAGGAGATCGAGGGCGCCCTCTCGCGCATGGAACAGGGCACCTCGGAGAGCGAGCGCGGCGAGTCGCAGCTGGCGCAGATCAGCCGCGAGGTCGGCGCCGAGGTCTCGCGCGTGGTGCTGGCGCTCCAGTTCCAGGACATCGTGAGCCAGAAGCTCGCGCACGTGCGCGCGACGGTGGCGGAGATGCAGCGCCCGCTCGTCGGCCTCGTCGACGGGGCGCTGCGCTCGGGCGAGGATCTCCGCTTCGTGGAACAGGCGGGCCGGATCGTGCTCGGGCAACTCGAGGCCGCCGAGGTGGAACTCGGCAGCGCCGACGAGACCGTGGCGGATGGGCTCCGCGTGATCGTCGCGCGCGTGAGGGCGTTGGATGAGGCCGCGCTCTCGATGTACGACGTGGATTCGGTGACGGCGGGCGTGGACGGCTTCGTGCAAGTGATGCTCGAGGCGATCCAGCAGATCGCCGCCCTCCTCGAGAGCGGCACGCGGCTCGCGGCGGAAGCGCATGTGGTCGTGGCGCCCATCCATGTCACGGCAGGCGCCGTCGCCCAGCGCATCGGGTCGCTCGCGAGCGGCATGCACCTCGTCGGCCTCAATGCCGAGGTCCAGACGGCGCACATCCAGTCCGCCGGCGGACTCGAGGTCCTCTCGGCGCGCCTGAGCGAGATCTCGCGGGAGACCGGCGCGCTCTCGGCCGAGGTCGCGAAGGACATCGACGGCATCGTGCGGACCATCGGCGAGGCCGAGGGCCTGTTGCGTCAACTGCGGACGCACGGCGCGCGGCACGCCACCGAGGTGCGCCAGTCAGCGACGAGTGTGAGTGGGCGCCTGCATGAGTACCGCGACGGCACGCTCACGAGCGTGGTCGGGCTCGGTGAGGTGGCCGCGCGGCTGCACGAGCAGGTGGGGCCGCTGATGTCGCGCCCGCCCTGGCGCGCGCTCTTCATCGAGGAGATGGAGGGCCTGCGTGGCGCCGTCGCCGCCGTGGTCGAGCGGATGTCCGCCGCGGCCGAGGAGCAGGGCGTCCCGGCGGATGCGGCAAGCGCACGCGTGGCGGCCGTGGCCGGACGGTACACGATGGCCTCGGAGCGGCGCGTGCACGACGCGCGGCTGAAGGGAGAGGCCGCGCACCTCCGGCGCTCCGTCCGTGGCGGCAGCGTCGATCTCTTCGCGGACGACGATCCGCCCGATGCAGGGGAACCCCCGACGGACCTGTCGTCCTCAGGCCCCGCCGCCGGCGACGTCGAGCTCTTCTGATGCGCCGGTCCGATCCGCATCAAGCCGGCCACGGAGCCGGTCGATACTCGGAACAAGATGCTGTCGTGTCGCGGGTCGAGCGACGGCCGAATCCACGGAGTGCATGATGGGCGCGACGATCATGACGGTCGACGATGCAGCCACGATCCGGAAGATGGTCTCCTGGACGCTCAAGGGCGCGGGCCACGAGGTCATCGAGGCCGCGGACGGCGCCGAGGCGCTCACGGCGATCCGCGGGCGCAAAGTGGACATGGTGATCAGCGACATCAACATGCCGAACATGGATGGCATCGAGCTCACGCGCCAACTGCGTGGGCGCCCGGAGACCGCGCGCATCCCGGTGATCCTGCTGACGACCGAATCGGACGCCGAGAAGAAGGCGGCGGGCAAGGCGGCTGGGGCGACGGGGTGGATGGTGAAGCCCTTCAGTCAAGATGCGCTGCTCGCGGTCGTCGCGAAGGTGATCCCATGAGCCACCGCCGAGCCTGCCATGGATGAGGAACTCCAGCGACAGCTGATCGAGGACTTCGTCGTCCAGAGCACCGAGGAGCTCGCGGCCTTCGACCGCGAGCTGCTCGCGCTCGAGACGCGCGACTCCAGCGAGGAGACGCTGCGCACGATCTTCCGCGTCATCCATACGATCAAGGGCACGGCGGGGTGCATCGGTCTCGGGCGCGTCGAGCGGCTGGCGCACATGGCGGAGAACGTGCTCTCGCGCGTGCAGCGCGGGACCCTCGACCCGTCGTCGGACGTGATCAGCACACTGCTCCGCACGAGTGACCGCCTCAACCAGATGGTGCGCGACGTGGAGCGCACCGGCAAGGACGACGGCTTCGAGGTCGACGACCTGGTGCGGGAGTTGGAGGCGGTGCAGGCGGGGAAGTCCGCCGCGGAAACGAAGCCCGTCGAGGCGGCCTTCGGGCTCTTCGTCGATGATGACCAGGCATTCGGGATCTTCGCCGATGAGGACGCCACGCCGGTGCCCGCCGTGGCCGCGCCGCCTGTCGCCCCGACGGCCGCGCCCGGCGCCCCGAGCGCGGCGGTCGCCGCATCCGGCGCTCCGGCGCCCTCCGGTGGTCGCCCATCCGTCGCGGACAACGTGGTCCGCGTCGATGTCGCGCAGCTCGACGCCCTCATGAATCTCGTCGGAGAACTGGTGCTGACGCGCAACCAGATCCTCGCCTCGAGCGGACTCACGGAGCACGGGGCGCTCGGGACCGCGGCGCAGCGGCTCAACGTGATCACGAGCGAACTGCAGGAACGCGTGATGAAGACGCGCATGCAGCCCATCGGGAACGTCTGGGCGAAGTTCCCGCGGACGGTGCGCGATCTCGCTGCCGACCTGGGCAAGCGGGTGCGGCTGGTGATGGACGGCCAGGCCACGGAGCTCGACCGCACCATCCTCGATGCCATCCGCGATCCGCTCACCCACCTGGTGCGCAACTCCATCGACCACGGGCTCGAGACCCCGAGCGTGCGTCGCGCGGCCGGCAAGCCCGACGAGGGGCTCGTCGCCCTGCGCGCGTACCACGAGGGCGGTCAGGTGGTGATCGAGATCATGGACGACGGTCGCGGGATCGACGTGGAGCGTGTGAAGGCGAAGGCGGTGCAGAACGGCGTCCTCGATGCCGAGCGTGCTGCGCGCCTGAGCGCTCGCGAGGCGATGCAGCTGATCTTCCTCCCGGGGTTCTCGACCGCCGAGCAGGTCACCAACGTCTCCGGCCGCGGCGTCGGGATGGACGTGGTGCGCTCCAACATCGAGCGGACCGGCGGCTCGATCGAACTGCAGTCCGACATGGGGCAGGGCACGACCATTCGCCTACGCATCCCGCTCACGCTCGCGATCATCCCGGCCCTCATCGTCTCGAGCGCCGGGGAGCGCTTCGCCATCCCGCAGATGAGCCTCGT is part of the Gemmatimonadota bacterium genome and encodes:
- a CDS encoding response regulator produces the protein MGATIMTVDDAATIRKMVSWTLKGAGHEVIEAADGAEALTAIRGRKVDMVISDINMPNMDGIELTRQLRGRPETARIPVILLTTESDAEKKAAGKAAGATGWMVKPFSQDALLAVVAKVIP
- a CDS encoding chemotaxis protein CheA — encoded protein: MDEELQRQLIEDFVVQSTEELAAFDRELLALETRDSSEETLRTIFRVIHTIKGTAGCIGLGRVERLAHMAENVLSRVQRGTLDPSSDVISTLLRTSDRLNQMVRDVERTGKDDGFEVDDLVRELEAVQAGKSAAETKPVEAAFGLFVDDDQAFGIFADEDATPVPAVAAPPVAPTAAPGAPSAAVAASGAPAPSGGRPSVADNVVRVDVAQLDALMNLVGELVLTRNQILASSGLTEHGALGTAAQRLNVITSELQERVMKTRMQPIGNVWAKFPRTVRDLAADLGKRVRLVMDGQATELDRTILDAIRDPLTHLVRNSIDHGLETPSVRRAAGKPDEGLVALRAYHEGGQVVIEIMDDGRGIDVERVKAKAVQNGVLDAERAARLSAREAMQLIFLPGFSTAEQVTNVSGRGVGMDVVRSNIERTGGSIELQSDMGQGTTIRLRIPLTLAIIPALIVSSAGERFAIPQMSLVELVRLERGTSAQTVELLAGRPVYRLRGRLLPLVSLATLLGLAPDDPTALASEEIANIVVLQSDGQEFGLVVEAINDTEEIVVKPLGKRLKQVAVYAGATIMGDGRVALILDASGLAHHAAIAVPSKDRRGVHVDEGETAAQARRDEMLLCRAAGDRRIAIPLDLITRLEEIDPSRLERAGGRRVLQYRGHLLPVVEVAEGIGGRPRDRASDETVRIIVVEVDGVEVGLVVDRIDDIVQDAIEVRCGATATGLLGSAVIGGQVTDLLDVPALVRGQRLAVAHAA